Part of the Clostridia bacterium genome, GCGGCTCACCAGCCACGTGGACGTGAAGTCGTACGGGCCGTGGTAGCTCGCGGACGCCGGAAGGAGCGCCTCGAGCGCGCCGGCGTCCGATTCCGATGTCGACGGCGCCTCGGACGTCTCGGACGGCGCGTTGGCGACGTCCGATCCCGCCACGGTCCCGTCGTGGCTGCAGGCGGTCGCCCACAGCGCGGCGGCGAGCGCGATGGCGCCCCATCCGGTGACGCGGCGTGCGCGTTTCGTCATGTGCAGACCTCCGCTCGTCGGCCCGTTCCGCGGCCGTTCGTACGTGTAGACGAGCGTCGCACGCGAAAGTTTCCCCTGCAAGCGGCAACTTCTTCGAACAGAGGCTCGTTGTGGTACGGTCGTGTGGGGGTGCGGCCGAGCTGAACGACCTGTTTCTTCGCGTTTGTCGCGGCGAGATGGCCGAGCGCGTGCCGGTCTGGTTCATGCGCCAGGCGGGCCGGTACCAGGCCGAGTACCGCGAGCTTCGCCAACGTTACACATTGTTGGACATCTGCGAGCGTCCGGCCCTGTGCGCCGCGGTGACGAAACTTCCCGTCGAGCAGCTGGGCGTCGACGCGGCGATCCTGTTTTCGGACATCATGGTGCCGCTGCGGCCGATGGGCGTCCGCGTGGAGATCCGCGAGGGCGTGGGTCCCGTTGTGGACGAGCCGGTGCGAGAGGCCCGCCAGGTCGCCGCCTTGCGCGCGCTCGATCCTGTCCGCGACGTCCCGTACGTGCTGGAAGCCGTGGAATGCCTGCGGGCCGAGCTCGACGTACCGCTCATCGGCTTCAGCGGGGCGCCGTTCACGCTGGCGAGCTACCTCGTCGAGGGCGGCCCGTCGCGGGAGCAGCGGGAGACGAAGCGACTCATGTACGCGCACCCGGACGTCTGGGACGCGCTCATGGCGGCGCTGACCGACGCCATGGCCGCGTACCTCGCGGCGCAGGTGCGGGCA contains:
- the hemE gene encoding uroporphyrinogen decarboxylase is translated as MVRSCGGAAELNDLFLRVCRGEMAERVPVWFMRQAGRYQAEYRELRQRYTLLDICERPALCAAVTKLPVEQLGVDAAILFSDIMVPLRPMGVRVEIREGVGPVVDEPVREARQVAALRALDPVRDVPYVLEAVECLRAELDVPLIGFSGAPFTLASYLVEGGPSREQRETKRLMYAHPDVWDALMAALTDAMAAYLAAQVRAGAAAVQVFDSWAGALAPRDYDRYVRPHMERLFAALRPLGVPRILFCANGGALLERFAAVGADVIGVDWRVPLDEARRRVGAGVALQGNLDPVALLAPWEELARHVQAILDEGAGGPHVFNLGHG